The nucleotide window GAGACCCTGAATTGAAAAAAAATAAAAAAATGTTGAAAAAACTTTTTATAAATAAAAAACATATTGAAACTTGTTGTAAAGATATATTATAATGTGCCGTTTGGATGTGAGAGCTAAGTTATTAATAATCAATACCAAAAATAAGTAGGAGGAGAAGTGTATGTCAAAGAAGTGGGTTTATTTTTTTGGAGATGGTAAGGCTGACGGAGACGGTACAATGAAGGACCTTCTCGGCGGTAAGGGAGCCGGTCTTTCCGAGATGACCAAGCTCGGGATTCCTGTGCCCCCAGGTTTTACAATTACCACGGAGGCTTGTAATGAGTATTTCGTAAACGGCGCAAAGTATCCGGATGGCATGTGGGATCAGGCGATGGAAGACCTTAAAAAGGTTGAGGCAATCATGAACCTGAAGTTCGGTGATCCTGACAGGCCCCTTCTGGTATCAGTGCGCTCGGGCGCTAAGTTTTCTATGCCGGGTATGATGGACACAGTTTTAAACCTCGGTCTTACCGATGCTACTATCAAAGGTATTATCGCAAGATCAGGTAATGAAAAATTCGCTTACGACGCTTACAGACGTTTTATCACCATGTTTGCTTCAATAGTTATGGGCGTTGACAGAATGAAGTTTGAGCACGTTCTGGATGAGGTAAAAGACAAGTCAAAAGTAAAGTACGATGCAGACCTAAACGTAGAGCAGTTAAAAGACTTGGTAGTTAAGTTTAAGGCCCTTTACAAAAAGGAAACCAAACAGGACTTTCCACAGGATTCCATGGACCAGTTGAAGGCTGCCATTGACGCAGTGTTTAACTCATGGAACGGAGAGCGTGCTAAGACCTACAGAAAACTCAATGGAATTCCCGATGACCTCGGTACTGCTGTAAACATATGCACTATGGTGTTTGGCAACATGGGTGACACATCTGGAACAGGTGTTGCGTTTACCAGAAACCCTTCCACCGGTGAGAACAAGTTCTACGGCGAATGTTTGATTAACGCCCAGGGCGAGGACGTTGTGGCTGGTATTCGTACCCCTATGCCTGTTGAGGATCTTAAGAAAGACATGCCGGAAGCGTACAACCACCTCATGGATATCTATAAAAAACTGGAGCTTCACTACAATGACATGCTCGATCTGGAGTTTACGATTGAAGAGAAAAAGCTCTTCATGCTTCAGGTTAGAGTAGGTAAGAGAACGGCGGCGGCGGCTTTAAAAATAGCCATGGACTTAGTGGATGAGAAAAAGATAAGCAAAGAGACGGCGGTTTTAAGAGTAGAGCCTCCGCAGCTTGACCAGTTCTTACACCCGATGATAGACCCTAAGGCAAAACTTAACAAGGTAGCCAAGGGACTACCGGCCTCACCTGGAGCAGCCGTAGGAAAGATAGTGTTTACAGCAAAGGACGCAGAGGATTGGGCGGAGAAGAAAGAGAAAGTTATACTTGTCAGACTTGAGACCTCCCCCGAGGATATTGGTGGAATGCACGCAGCCCAGGGAATTCTGACAGCCCGCGGCGGTATGACCTCGCACGCTGCTGTTGTTGCAAGAGGTATGGGGAAACCCTGTGTAGCCGGTTGCGGCGACCTCGTAATAGACTCTAAGAAAAAGACCCTCAACGTAAAAGGCAACAGCTTAAAAGAGGGTGACATGTTGACTATAAACGGTTCAACCGGTGATATCATTATCGGTGAAACCAAACTCATCGAGCCTGCAATAACCGGCGACTTCGCAAAGTTTATGACCTGGGTGGATGAGTGCAGAACGATGGGTGTAAGAGCCAATGCCGACACTCCTCATGATGCGGAAGTTGCACTTAAGTTTGGAGCGGAAGGAATCGGCCTTTGCAGAACAGAACATATGTTCTTTGAAGAAGACAGAATCAAGGCAGTGCGAGAGATGATTCTTGCCGATGACGAGGAAGGCAGACGTAAAGCACTGAAGAAAATTCTCCCAATGCAGAAGAAAGACTTCAAGGGAATCTTTAAAGTCATGAAGGGCAAACCGGTTACAATAAGACTTTTGGATCCACCCCTCCATGAGTTTCTCCCACACACAAAGAAAGAGATTGACGGACTTGCTAAGGAGATGGGAGTATCAGCAGCAAAACTTAATGAAAGAAACGAGGCACTTCACGAGTTCAACCCGATGCTCGGACACAGGGGTTGCAGACTTGGCGTAACTTATCCTGAAATGTATGAAATTCAGGTACAGGCAATTATGGAAGCCGCCTGCGATCTTAAGAAAGAGGGCCAGGAAGTAATACCTGAGATAATGATCCCTCTGGTAGCGGTTCCTGAGGAGTTTAAGAAACTTAAAGAGATGACCATAAAGACCTGCGAGTCGGTTATGGAAAAGGCAAAAGTGAATGTGGAGTACTTAATCGGAACAATGATTGAGCTTCCGCGTGCAGCGATTGTAGCCGATAAAATAGCTGAGGATGCAGATTTCTTCTCATTTGGTACCAACGACCTTACACAGACCACCTTTGGCTTAAGCCGTGACGACGCCGGAAGGTTTTTACCATTTTATGTAGAGAAGAAGGTACTTCCTGATGATCCTTTCGTAACCATAGACATCGGCGGAGTTGGCCAGCTCGTAAAAATGGGTATTGAAAAGGGGCGTTCCACTAAGCCTAAACTCAAAGTAGGTATCTGTGGAGAGCACGGCGGAGAGGCAAGATCAGTGGAGTTTTGCTTTAACGTAGGAATGGACTATGTAAGCTGCTCACCTTTCAGGTTACCGCTGGCAAGACTTGCGGCGGCACAGGCTGCACTTAAGAAAAAGACCGGTAAAACAGCTTCAACCACTGCGTAATACGGTTTAACTGTTATATTGTTGAAAGGGGGGAAGGTTATGCTTTCCCCCTTTTTTATTTGTATCGGCTTTAGATATAATAAGGTAAAAATAGCAGAGGACTGAGAGAATGGCACAAGAGCAAACCATATGTGTAGTGTGTGCATGGCGGGAGCACTGTAACAAGAAGTTTTCCATAAGCGGTAAAGATATGCGATGCGTGGATTTTACAAGAGACCTTTCAATAAAAAAAGAGCAGTAGTGGTGGTTTTTAGAGAGATGACAAAAGCGGAGGGGACAATCGGATGAGAAAAGCTCATTTAGAATATTTACGCTGCCCTGGGTGCCTGGGTGGTTTGGTTATACAGAAGACAGATGAGGTCAATGATGATAAAGTTAAAGAGGGTATGCTTCAATGCCGCAACTGTGGTGCTTCATATCCGATAATCAAATATATTCCCCGCTTTGTCCCAATTGACAACTACGCTGCAAGTTTTGGTTTTGAGTGGAATAGGCATCCGAGAACTCTTCTGGATTCATACACAGGGCTGAAGATTACAGAGGATAGATTTTTTAATGAGACAAAGTGGGGCAGAAACCTTCAGAACGAGACTATGCTTGAAATTGGCTCAGGAGCCGGAAGATATACCGAAATTGCACTTCAAACCGGTGCATTTATCGTTTCGCTTGACTACAGTAATGCAGTTGAGGCTAATTACGCCTCTCACGGTGATAATGAAAACCTTCTTATAGTGCAGGGAGATATTTACAATCTGCCCGTTAAGAGGGGTTTCTTTGACAAATTATTGTGCATTGGAGTGCTTCAGCACACACCGGATGTGAAAAAGGCATTTCTGTCCTTGCCGCCATGTTTAAAACCGGGTGGAAGGCTTACTATTGACATTTATTGCAAATTTGACAAATGGTACAAAGACCTCCTTATGACGAAGTATTATATCCGGCCATTTACTACAAAACTCCCACCTGAGAAGCTCTATAAGTTATGTGAGAAATACGTGAATTTTCTGTATCCGATAACAGGCCTTTTTCATAAGATTACCGGAATAAGCAGCAGAAAGCTAAGTATTATCTTTAGTATGGCGGATTACCGGGGAGTGTTCAATCTCAGCGAGAATGTGTTAAAGGAGTGGGCAGTGCTGGATACGTTTGACTTTCTCTCTGCGGCATATGATAACCCCCTTAATATGGAGCAGGTAAAAGCGCTTTTTAAGGAGGCCGATCTGGATGATGTGGAAATACACTATGGCTACAACGGAATAGAAGGGCGGGGAAAGAGAAAGGCTGCAGGCAGCTCATAGTTTAGATTTTTTTACTGCACTTTCGTATAAATAATTCCAATTCTAATTCATTTGTCTAACTTCGTTGTCCTTGTCAAAAGCTCCGGGGCGTACCCAAAAGTACGCCTCCGTCACTTTCTTCTTTCCGCCTGTGTTTACTTCTGACTGCCGCTTGGTATTACTTAAGATCGGGTTGGCCGATTTCCTTCAGCAGATTTGTAAACCAGCCGAGTTTTGCATTAAACGGTTTACCGCCCTTTATACGCGTAAACTCTATGCAGCGTAAGACGCCTCTCTTTTCCTCGTCATGGCCGACGATGCCCGGGGTGCCCTTTCCGGCCATCTCTACCGCAAGGTCAGTCATTGCCTTAATCAGCATCAGGTCCTGAAGAATTGGACGTGCTGCCCTTGCGTAGTAGCCGCTTTTTTGTACAAGCGTTTTACCGGCGCTTGCCTTAGATAGCAGCGCATCAGCGTGCCAC belongs to Nitrospirae bacterium YQR-1 and includes:
- a CDS encoding methyltransferase domain-containing protein; the encoded protein is MRKAHLEYLRCPGCLGGLVIQKTDEVNDDKVKEGMLQCRNCGASYPIIKYIPRFVPIDNYAASFGFEWNRHPRTLLDSYTGLKITEDRFFNETKWGRNLQNETMLEIGSGAGRYTEIALQTGAFIVSLDYSNAVEANYASHGDNENLLIVQGDIYNLPVKRGFFDKLLCIGVLQHTPDVKKAFLSLPPCLKPGGRLTIDIYCKFDKWYKDLLMTKYYIRPFTTKLPPEKLYKLCEKYVNFLYPITGLFHKITGISSRKLSIIFSMADYRGVFNLSENVLKEWAVLDTFDFLSAAYDNPLNMEQVKALFKEADLDDVEIHYGYNGIEGRGKRKAAGSS
- the ppdK gene encoding pyruvate, phosphate dikinase, giving the protein MSKKWVYFFGDGKADGDGTMKDLLGGKGAGLSEMTKLGIPVPPGFTITTEACNEYFVNGAKYPDGMWDQAMEDLKKVEAIMNLKFGDPDRPLLVSVRSGAKFSMPGMMDTVLNLGLTDATIKGIIARSGNEKFAYDAYRRFITMFASIVMGVDRMKFEHVLDEVKDKSKVKYDADLNVEQLKDLVVKFKALYKKETKQDFPQDSMDQLKAAIDAVFNSWNGERAKTYRKLNGIPDDLGTAVNICTMVFGNMGDTSGTGVAFTRNPSTGENKFYGECLINAQGEDVVAGIRTPMPVEDLKKDMPEAYNHLMDIYKKLELHYNDMLDLEFTIEEKKLFMLQVRVGKRTAAAALKIAMDLVDEKKISKETAVLRVEPPQLDQFLHPMIDPKAKLNKVAKGLPASPGAAVGKIVFTAKDAEDWAEKKEKVILVRLETSPEDIGGMHAAQGILTARGGMTSHAAVVARGMGKPCVAGCGDLVIDSKKKTLNVKGNSLKEGDMLTINGSTGDIIIGETKLIEPAITGDFAKFMTWVDECRTMGVRANADTPHDAEVALKFGAEGIGLCRTEHMFFEEDRIKAVREMILADDEEGRRKALKKILPMQKKDFKGIFKVMKGKPVTIRLLDPPLHEFLPHTKKEIDGLAKEMGVSAAKLNERNEALHEFNPMLGHRGCRLGVTYPEMYEIQVQAIMEAACDLKKEGQEVIPEIMIPLVAVPEEFKKLKEMTIKTCESVMEKAKVNVEYLIGTMIELPRAAIVADKIAEDADFFSFGTNDLTQTTFGLSRDDAGRFLPFYVEKKVLPDDPFVTIDIGGVGQLVKMGIEKGRSTKPKLKVGICGEHGGEARSVEFCFNVGMDYVSCSPFRLPLARLAAAQAALKKKTGKTASTTA